Proteins from a single region of Stappia sp. ES.058:
- the ispG gene encoding flavodoxin-dependent (E)-4-hydroxy-3-methylbut-2-enyl-diphosphate synthase: MKSDLHSHSERSGPAPRRVSVPVKVGSVTVGGGAPVVVQSMTNTDTADIDGTVAQVSALAEAGSEIVRITVDRDEAAAAVPRIRERLDRIGCHVPLVGDFHYIGHKLLADHPACAETLAKYRINPGNVGFKDKRDRQFSDIIDIALRYDKPVRIGVNWGSLDQELLTHLMDENAKLDAPAPADAVMREAIIRSGLLSAERAEDLGMGRDKIILSAKVSQVQDLISVYADLAARCDYALHLGLTEAGMGTKGIVASAASMGILLQQGIGDTIRVSLTPEPGGDRTREVQVAQELLQVMGFRSFVPIVAACPGCGRTTSTVFQELAQDIQDNLRVSMPVWREKYPGVETLNVAVMGCIVNGPGESKFADIGISLPGTGETPAAPVFVDGKKVTTLRGQNIADDFKKMVDDYIETRFGGDARSAAE, translated from the coding sequence ATGAAAAGCGATCTCCACAGCCACAGCGAACGCAGCGGACCGGCGCCGCGCCGGGTCTCGGTTCCCGTCAAGGTCGGCTCCGTCACGGTCGGCGGCGGCGCGCCCGTCGTCGTCCAGTCGATGACCAACACCGACACGGCCGACATCGACGGCACCGTCGCCCAGGTCTCCGCGCTGGCGGAGGCGGGCTCTGAAATCGTGCGCATCACCGTCGACCGCGACGAGGCGGCGGCCGCCGTTCCGCGGATCCGCGAGCGGCTCGACCGCATCGGCTGCCACGTACCGCTGGTCGGCGATTTTCATTACATCGGCCACAAGTTGCTGGCCGATCATCCTGCCTGCGCCGAAACGCTTGCCAAATACCGCATCAATCCCGGCAATGTCGGCTTCAAGGACAAGCGCGACCGCCAGTTTTCCGACATCATCGACATCGCGCTGAGATACGACAAGCCGGTACGCATCGGCGTCAACTGGGGCTCGCTCGACCAGGAACTCCTGACCCACCTGATGGATGAAAACGCGAAGCTCGACGCACCCGCGCCCGCCGACGCGGTGATGCGCGAGGCGATCATTCGCTCGGGTCTTCTCTCGGCGGAGCGCGCCGAGGACCTCGGCATGGGGCGCGACAAGATCATCCTGTCGGCCAAGGTCAGCCAGGTCCAGGACCTGATCTCGGTCTACGCCGATCTGGCGGCACGCTGCGACTACGCATTGCACCTCGGCCTCACCGAGGCCGGCATGGGCACCAAGGGCATCGTCGCTTCGGCTGCCTCCATGGGCATCCTGCTGCAACAGGGCATCGGCGACACGATCCGCGTGTCGCTGACGCCGGAACCCGGCGGCGACCGCACCCGCGAGGTGCAGGTGGCACAGGAACTCCTCCAGGTGATGGGCTTTCGCTCCTTCGTGCCGATCGTTGCCGCCTGTCCGGGCTGCGGGCGCACCACCTCCACGGTGTTCCAGGAGCTGGCCCAGGACATTCAGGACAACCTGCGTGTCTCCATGCCTGTGTGGCGGGAGAAGTATCCCGGCGTCGAGACGCTCAATGTCGCGGTGATGGGCTGTATCGTCAACGGACCGGGCGAGAGCAAGTTCGCCGACATCGGCATCTCGCTGCCCGGCACCGGCGAAACGCCCGCCGCACCCGTCTTCGTCGACGGCAAGAAGGTCACGACCTTGCGCGGCCAAAACATCGCCGACGATTTCAAGAAGATGGTCGACGACTACATCGAGACGCGTTTCGGCGGCGACGCCCGGTCCGCCGCGGAATGA
- the pdxY gene encoding pyridoxal kinase PdxY gives MTASAPQSARADILVVNSQVVRGAVGGRIASFALERLGHRVWFLPTVLLPWHPGQGRGERHVADDVTFSALVDDLIGADTLSNIGAVVSGYLGSAAQAGNIARLVAAVRKDNPQALYVCDPVSGDRAGLYVAEETATALRDSLLPEADIATPNLYELEWMSGRSVTTETDAISAARSLGPARVLVTSAPAMRRNSVSNLLVSDRAAIAAEHGAIADAPNGTGDLMAALFTANLLAGQPDEAALKRSAASVFELVARSVKRGARDLLISYEQAALVQPMALVSSRRVMVAPIRA, from the coding sequence ATGACCGCATCCGCACCGCAATCCGCCCGGGCGGATATTCTCGTCGTCAATTCCCAGGTCGTTCGCGGCGCCGTTGGCGGACGAATCGCAAGCTTCGCACTGGAGCGTCTCGGCCACCGGGTCTGGTTCCTGCCGACCGTGCTGCTGCCGTGGCACCCGGGGCAGGGGCGCGGAGAGCGTCATGTCGCCGACGACGTCACCTTTTCCGCCCTCGTCGACGACCTGATCGGCGCGGACACGCTTTCCAACATCGGCGCCGTGGTCTCCGGCTATCTCGGCAGCGCCGCCCAGGCCGGCAACATCGCCCGGCTGGTCGCGGCCGTGCGCAAGGACAATCCACAGGCGCTCTACGTCTGCGACCCGGTCAGCGGCGACCGCGCCGGTCTTTACGTTGCCGAGGAAACGGCGACAGCGCTGCGCGACTCGCTGCTGCCGGAAGCCGACATCGCGACGCCGAACCTTTATGAACTGGAATGGATGTCCGGGCGCAGCGTCACGACGGAAACGGACGCGATCTCGGCGGCCCGGTCGCTCGGCCCAGCGCGGGTGCTGGTCACCTCGGCACCGGCCATGCGGCGCAACTCCGTTTCCAACCTCCTGGTGAGCGACAGGGCCGCCATCGCCGCCGAGCACGGCGCTATCGCCGATGCGCCGAATGGCACCGGGGATCTGATGGCCGCCCTGTTCACCGCCAATCTTCTGGCCGGACAACCGGACGAGGCGGCGCTCAAGCGCTCCGCCGCCTCGGTGTTCGAATTGGTCGCGCGGTCGGTCAAACGCGGCGCCCGCGACCTGCTGATCTCCTACGAGCAAGCTGCCCTGGTGCAACCGATGGCGCTTGTCTCGAGCCGGCGGGTGATGGTCGCCCCGATCCGCGCGTGA
- a CDS encoding DUF429 domain-containing protein, with the protein MSGNATARRIAGVDGCKKGWIVVTRDLDGDTAPTIAVVPHFRDILADETLDVIAVDMPIGLPEKIGAGGRGPERCVRPHLGMRQSSVFSMPSRAAVFSDEYRKACETALATSDPPKKVSKQAFYLFPKIREIDALMTTELEARVYEVHPELAFWRLNGGAPMSLPKKVKSRANPAGLEERKTLLEANGFERAFLDQRPPKDAGVDDLIDACGSAAIAERIAKGQATPFPNAFERDAKGLRMAIWA; encoded by the coding sequence GTGAGTGGCAATGCGACAGCCCGGCGGATTGCCGGCGTCGATGGTTGCAAGAAAGGCTGGATCGTCGTCACCCGCGATCTTGACGGCGACACCGCGCCGACCATCGCCGTCGTCCCGCATTTCCGCGACATCCTTGCCGATGAGACGCTTGACGTAATCGCCGTCGACATGCCGATCGGACTTCCCGAAAAGATTGGCGCCGGAGGGCGGGGACCGGAACGCTGCGTGCGTCCGCATCTCGGCATGCGACAGTCGTCGGTGTTCTCCATGCCCTCGCGCGCCGCCGTCTTCAGCGACGAATACCGAAAGGCCTGCGAGACAGCGCTTGCCACCTCCGACCCGCCGAAGAAGGTCTCGAAACAGGCATTTTACCTGTTTCCAAAGATCCGCGAGATCGACGCGCTGATGACCACGGAGCTTGAGGCCCGCGTTTACGAGGTGCACCCCGAGCTCGCCTTCTGGCGGCTCAATGGCGGTGCACCGATGAGCCTGCCGAAAAAGGTGAAATCACGGGCGAACCCGGCCGGACTGGAAGAACGCAAGACACTTCTTGAGGCCAATGGTTTCGAACGCGCCTTCCTCGATCAGCGCCCGCCGAAAGATGCCGGCGTGGACGACCTCATCGACGCCTGCGGCAGCGCGGCGATCGCCGAACGCATCGCCAAGGGACAGGCAACGCCATTTCCGAATGCGTTCGAACGCGACGCGAAGGGCCTGCGAATGGCGATCTGGGCCTGA
- a CDS encoding murein L,D-transpeptidase family protein: MAQGFARYGWTSWKTVAALALAGGLLAACQADELGYGPKHKRPVSAEVKREITRLGMNTKSPIMLRIFKQESELEVWKQTKTGRYALLETFEICKWSGKLGPKFKEGDRQAPEGFYEITPALMNPNSSYHLAFNLGYPNRYDRAYNRTGSHLMVHGACSSRGCYAMTDAQVQDIYALARESFAGGQRSFQVQAFPFHMTAENMAKHRDNEHYDFWKMLKRGHDHFEVTRVPPKVEVCEKQYVFDATPLVEGVPFRATAKCPAYDIPDSVEVAVNKMQQRDEEKVRQIAEAEVRAEKRKAQIAAIFGGGDDDAAPVDPAADAPVTATAATTATDAAPAPVADAGEPASQTAFAPAPEKEGGGFFSRIFSGGTSAESQTTGAIDPDAPVPAVKPD, encoded by the coding sequence ATGGCGCAGGGCTTCGCGCGATACGGCTGGACATCTTGGAAAACCGTGGCGGCGCTGGCGCTGGCGGGAGGGCTGCTCGCCGCCTGCCAGGCGGACGAGCTTGGCTACGGGCCCAAGCACAAGCGCCCGGTCAGCGCCGAGGTCAAGCGCGAGATCACGCGCCTTGGCATGAACACCAAAAGCCCGATCATGCTGCGCATCTTCAAGCAGGAGTCCGAGCTCGAGGTCTGGAAACAGACCAAGACGGGCCGCTATGCGCTGCTGGAGACCTTCGAGATCTGCAAATGGTCGGGCAAGCTCGGGCCGAAGTTCAAGGAAGGCGACCGGCAGGCGCCCGAGGGCTTCTATGAAATCACGCCAGCCCTGATGAATCCGAATTCCAGCTATCACCTTGCCTTCAATCTCGGCTATCCGAACCGCTATGACCGGGCGTACAACCGCACCGGCTCGCACCTCATGGTGCATGGCGCCTGCTCCTCGCGCGGTTGCTACGCGATGACCGATGCCCAGGTCCAGGATATCTATGCCCTTGCGCGCGAGAGCTTCGCCGGCGGGCAGCGCTCGTTCCAGGTTCAGGCCTTCCCCTTCCACATGACCGCGGAAAACATGGCCAAGCACCGCGACAACGAACACTACGATTTCTGGAAGATGCTGAAGCGCGGGCACGATCACTTCGAAGTGACCAGGGTCCCGCCGAAGGTCGAGGTCTGCGAAAAGCAGTATGTCTTCGACGCCACGCCGCTGGTGGAGGGGGTTCCCTTCCGCGCCACAGCGAAATGTCCCGCCTATGACATTCCCGACAGCGTCGAGGTTGCCGTCAACAAGATGCAGCAGCGCGACGAGGAAAAGGTCCGGCAGATCGCGGAAGCGGAAGTCCGGGCTGAAAAGCGCAAGGCGCAGATCGCCGCGATCTTTGGCGGGGGCGATGACGATGCCGCTCCTGTCGACCCTGCCGCGGATGCTCCGGTGACGGCCACAGCCGCCACGACGGCGACCGATGCCGCGCCGGCTCCTGTCGCCGATGCGGGCGAGCCTGCCAGTCAGACCGCGTTCGCGCCGGCGCCCGAGAAGGAAGGCGGCGGGTTCTTCAGCCGGATCTTTTCCGGTGGCACAAGCGCTGAAAGCCAAACCACCGGCGCTATAGATCCCGATGCGCCGGTCCCTGCCGTCAAGCCGGACTAA
- a CDS encoding acetyl-CoA carboxylase carboxyltransferase subunit alpha: MHSFLEFEKPVADLQGKVHELRAVAATGETVEVSDEIERLEKKAEQALRDLYSRLTPWQKTLVARHPDRPHALDYIAGLIEDFTPLAGDRNYAEDAAIIAGIGRFRGRSVAVLGQEKGADTQSRLTHNFGMARPEGYRKAVRIMRMAERFGLPLVTFVDTAGAYPGIGAEERGQAEAIARSTDASLGLGVPNVALVIGEGGSGGAIAIATANHVAMLEHAIYSVISPEAGASILWHDSARAQDAATNMKITAQDLMQLKVIDEIVEEPLGGAHRAHEIVVDRAGKAIDTALARFEGMDAAELRAQRRKKFLTIGRSL; encoded by the coding sequence ATGCACAGTTTTCTAGAGTTCGAAAAGCCCGTCGCCGACCTTCAGGGCAAGGTTCATGAATTGCGGGCCGTTGCGGCAACCGGCGAAACCGTCGAAGTGTCCGACGAGATCGAACGGCTGGAAAAAAAGGCCGAACAGGCGCTTCGCGATCTCTACTCCCGGCTTACACCCTGGCAAAAGACGCTGGTCGCGCGCCATCCCGACCGTCCGCATGCCCTGGATTACATCGCCGGGCTGATCGAGGACTTCACACCGCTCGCCGGCGACCGCAATTATGCCGAGGACGCGGCGATCATCGCCGGCATCGGCCGGTTTCGCGGTCGGTCCGTGGCCGTGCTCGGGCAGGAAAAGGGCGCCGACACACAGTCGCGCCTGACGCATAATTTCGGCATGGCGCGGCCCGAAGGGTATCGCAAGGCCGTGCGCATCATGCGGATGGCGGAACGTTTCGGCCTGCCGCTCGTCACATTCGTCGATACGGCGGGCGCCTATCCCGGTATCGGCGCGGAAGAACGCGGCCAGGCGGAAGCGATCGCACGGTCCACGGATGCAAGCCTGGGGCTTGGCGTTCCCAATGTCGCGCTTGTCATTGGCGAGGGCGGATCGGGTGGCGCGATCGCGATCGCGACGGCCAATCATGTGGCGATGCTGGAGCATGCGATCTACAGCGTGATCTCGCCGGAGGCCGGCGCCTCGATCCTGTGGCACGACAGCGCGCGGGCCCAGGATGCGGCCACCAATATGAAGATCACCGCACAGGACCTCATGCAGCTCAAGGTGATCGACGAAATCGTCGAGGAGCCGCTGGGCGGGGCGCATCGCGCGCATGAAATCGTGGTCGATCGGGCGGGCAAGGCCATCGATACGGCGCTGGCTCGCTTCGAGGGCATGGACGCCGCGGAGTTGCGCGCACAGCGGCGCAAGAAGTTTCTGACGATCGGTCGCAGCCTCTAG
- a CDS encoding DUF3108 domain-containing protein, with protein sequence MSRIMCLFRRSMRLVAPVIAGSALAAMASAVQAETTRLGGVYDISVSGFKIARGSLSLVLQKNAYSAKIGMAPAGIGTLFSTGKGGAEASGWVSGSGVVPARYKMASRAADRDFFVDLAQGSGRVRKMRVTPTFKPNPERIKVRSKHKRNVVDPLSAILMPVKAAGGKPDASVCKRRLSIFDGWTRFDIQLSYKGMKDVSGRGYDGKVVVCSARWIPVAGHRPSRASVKYMAENRKMEAWLAPIGSGRVFVPYRISMGTKRGTLVVEPRKLDISGGRDQAAR encoded by the coding sequence ATGTCCAGGATAATGTGCCTCTTCCGCCGCTCGATGCGGCTTGTCGCTCCTGTGATTGCAGGCAGCGCTCTTGCCGCGATGGCGTCCGCTGTCCAGGCGGAAACGACGCGGCTTGGCGGCGTTTACGATATCTCCGTTTCCGGCTTCAAGATCGCGCGCGGATCGCTTTCGCTGGTGCTGCAGAAGAATGCCTATTCGGCCAAGATCGGCATGGCGCCGGCGGGCATCGGAACGCTGTTCTCGACCGGCAAGGGCGGTGCCGAGGCATCCGGCTGGGTATCGGGGAGCGGTGTGGTTCCCGCGCGCTACAAGATGGCATCGCGCGCCGCCGACCGGGATTTCTTCGTCGATCTGGCACAAGGGTCGGGCCGGGTGCGCAAGATGCGCGTGACGCCGACCTTCAAGCCCAACCCCGAGCGGATCAAGGTGCGTTCCAAGCACAAGCGAAACGTGGTCGATCCGTTGAGCGCCATCTTGATGCCGGTGAAGGCGGCCGGGGGAAAACCCGATGCGTCGGTGTGCAAGCGCCGGCTTTCGATCTTTGACGGCTGGACGCGTTTCGATATCCAGTTGAGCTACAAGGGCATGAAGGACGTGTCCGGGCGCGGCTACGACGGCAAGGTGGTGGTGTGTTCCGCGCGCTGGATCCCGGTGGCCGGTCATCGCCCGTCACGGGCCTCGGTGAAATACATGGCCGAGAACCGCAAGATGGAAGCCTGGCTTGCGCCCATCGGGTCGGGTCGCGTGTTCGTTCCCTATCGCATTTCCATGGGAACGAAACGCGGTACGCTCGTGGTCGAGCCGCGCAAACTGGACATTTCCGGCGGACGCGACCAGGCCGCCCGCTGA
- the rpmB gene encoding 50S ribosomal protein L28, protein MARRCELTGKDVMTGNNVSHANNKSRRRFLPNLCNVSLLSDALGATYKLRVSAHALRSVEHRGGLDAFLLKAAESELSPKARILRTEIKRRLADTAAAATAAA, encoded by the coding sequence ATGGCCCGCCGTTGCGAACTGACCGGCAAGGACGTGATGACCGGCAACAACGTCAGCCACGCCAACAACAAATCGCGCCGCCGGTTCCTCCCGAACCTGTGCAACGTGTCGCTCCTGTCGGATGCGCTTGGCGCAACCTACAAGCTGCGCGTCAGCGCGCATGCGCTGCGTTCGGTAGAGCACCGTGGCGGTCTTGACGCATTCCTGCTGAAGGCAGCCGAAAGCGAATTGTCGCCGAAAGCGCGCATTCTGCGCACCGAGATCAAGCGCCGCCTGGCGGACACCGCCGCTGCGGCTACGGCCGCCGCCTGA
- a CDS encoding VUT family protein produces the protein MMDFRTFTATRALQAIVAMALVVVASNILVQYPVSGKLGTIDLADLLTWGAFTYPAAFLVTDLTNRRFGPAAARKVVFVGFALAVALSIFLATPRIAIASGSAFLFAHLLDILLFDRMRRMSWWKAPILSSATASVLDTALFFGLAFSAAATPLLGFGDDFATTSAPFLGVFALEVPRWLSWAAGDLTVKLIVAAALLLPYRLLLAYFGASAHPGRA, from the coding sequence ATGATGGATTTTCGCACGTTTACCGCAACGCGCGCGCTTCAGGCCATCGTCGCGATGGCCCTGGTCGTCGTCGCCTCGAACATTCTCGTCCAGTATCCGGTCTCCGGCAAGCTCGGCACTATCGATCTCGCCGATCTTCTGACCTGGGGCGCCTTCACCTATCCGGCGGCCTTTCTTGTCACCGATCTTACCAACCGCCGCTTCGGCCCCGCAGCCGCCCGCAAGGTGGTGTTCGTCGGCTTCGCGCTCGCCGTCGCGCTTTCGATCTTCCTCGCCACACCGCGCATCGCCATAGCGTCGGGCTCGGCCTTCCTCTTTGCGCATCTGCTCGACATCCTGCTGTTCGACCGGATGCGCCGGATGAGCTGGTGGAAGGCCCCTATCCTGTCCTCCGCCACGGCCTCGGTGCTCGACACGGCGCTGTTCTTCGGACTGGCCTTCTCCGCCGCTGCCACGCCGCTGCTCGGCTTCGGCGACGACTTTGCCACAACAAGCGCGCCGTTCCTCGGCGTTTTCGCGCTCGAGGTTCCGCGCTGGCTGTCCTGGGCCGCCGGCGACCTGACGGTAAAGCTCATCGTCGCCGCGGCGCTCCTGCTGCCCTACCGGCTGCTGCTCGCCTATTTCGGCGCGTCGGCGCACCCAGGACGCGCCTGA
- the folD gene encoding bifunctional methylenetetrahydrofolate dehydrogenase/methenyltetrahydrofolate cyclohydrolase FolD: protein MSATLIDGKARAARLRASVTRAVAGLKTAPGLVPGLAVVLVGDDPASRVYVANKVRQTEECGMRSIEHRLPAETSQADLMDLVAGLNADPAVDGILVQMPLPAHLDTDAVVLAIDPEKDVDGLHPQNAGRLVLGSPGLVPCTPQGCVLLAREARGGSLSGLDAVVLGRSILVGKPVSLLLQNENCTVTMAHSRTRDIEAVCKRADVLVAAVGRPEMVRGTWIKPGATVIDVGINRVPAPDKGPDKTRLVGDVAFAEATEIAGAITPVPGGVGPMTIACLLANTVVAACRRHGVSVPEI from the coding sequence ATGTCCGCTACCCTCATCGACGGCAAGGCGCGCGCGGCGCGCTTGCGCGCCTCGGTCACCCGGGCCGTTGCCGGGCTCAAGACGGCGCCGGGTCTGGTCCCGGGGCTGGCGGTGGTTCTTGTCGGCGACGATCCGGCGAGCCGGGTCTATGTCGCCAACAAGGTGCGCCAGACCGAGGAATGCGGCATGCGTTCCATCGAGCACCGGCTGCCGGCAGAGACCTCCCAGGCCGACCTGATGGATCTCGTGGCCGGGCTCAATGCCGACCCGGCTGTCGACGGAATTCTGGTGCAGATGCCGCTGCCCGCGCATCTCGACACGGACGCCGTGGTGCTGGCCATCGATCCGGAAAAGGACGTCGACGGGCTTCACCCGCAAAACGCGGGGCGTCTGGTGCTGGGCTCGCCGGGACTGGTGCCCTGCACACCGCAGGGCTGCGTGCTGCTGGCGCGCGAGGCGCGCGGCGGCAGCCTGAGCGGACTGGATGCAGTGGTGCTCGGGCGCTCCATCCTTGTCGGCAAGCCGGTCTCGCTGTTGCTTCAAAACGAGAACTGCACTGTGACGATGGCGCATTCGCGCACGCGTGACATCGAGGCTGTCTGCAAACGCGCCGATGTTCTCGTCGCCGCCGTCGGGCGACCGGAGATGGTGCGCGGCACCTGGATCAAGCCCGGCGCGACGGTCATCGACGTCGGTATCAACCGCGTGCCCGCGCCGGACAAGGGGCCGGACAAGACGCGGCTTGTGGGGGACGTGGCGTTTGCCGAGGCGACGGAGATCGCAGGTGCCATCACGCCGGTGCCGGGCGGCGTCGGCCCGATGACCATCGCCTGCCTGCTGGCCAATACGGTCGTGGCCGCGTGCCGGCGACACGGGGTCTCCGTTCCCGAGATTTGA
- a CDS encoding DUF167 family protein, with translation MNARSPRPFEQVAGGGLRLRVRVTPKAAHDRVDGVVTRDDGLCVLKLRVRAVPDKGAANRAVIAFVARLLGLPKRDVRLVSGAAARVKLLELDADAQELAARLCSICDRAG, from the coding sequence GTGAACGCGCGGTCGCCGCGCCCCTTTGAACAGGTTGCCGGCGGCGGTCTCAGGCTTCGCGTCCGGGTCACGCCGAAAGCGGCGCACGACCGCGTCGATGGCGTCGTAACCCGGGACGACGGATTGTGCGTTCTCAAGCTGCGTGTGCGCGCGGTGCCTGACAAGGGCGCGGCCAACAGGGCCGTCATCGCCTTCGTCGCGCGGCTTCTGGGTCTGCCGAAGCGCGATGTGCGGCTGGTGTCCGGTGCGGCGGCGCGGGTCAAATTGCTGGAACTTGACGCAGACGCGCAAGAGCTTGCCGCAAGGCTGTGCTCCATCTGTGATCGCGCTGGTTAG
- a CDS encoding YggT family protein codes for MRAILDVVLIILNMYTWVIIASAIFSWLFAFNVINSSNQFVATIAQLLYNLTEPLLRPIRERLPSMGGLDISPIVLLLGIFLLQRIIVYYLYPNVF; via the coding sequence ATGCGCGCCATTCTCGACGTCGTTCTCATCATCCTCAACATGTACACTTGGGTGATCATCGCCAGTGCGATCTTTTCCTGGCTGTTCGCCTTCAATGTCATCAATTCCAGCAACCAGTTCGTCGCGACGATCGCCCAGCTGCTCTACAATCTGACAGAGCCCCTGCTGCGCCCGATCCGCGAGCGGCTGCCCAGCATGGGCGGTCTCGACATTTCGCCGATCGTGTTGCTCCTGGGTATCTTCCTGCTTCAGCGCATCATCGTTTATTACCTGTATCCCAACGTCTTTTGA
- a CDS encoding RNA polymerase factor sigma-32, with translation MSVSYLSGNRRELVRAAMKAPYLSREEEHQLALDWRDNDDQAALDRLSLSHMRLVIAVAAKYRNFGLSMSDLIQEGHIGLLEAASRFEPEREVRFSTYATWWIRASIQDYILRNWSIVRGGTSSTQKALFFNLRRLRAKLSSGTTRVTETELVGKIAETMGVKVKDVATMSARLSGPDTSLNAPMMESDGSSADRQDFLVSNDPLPEEMVGGAIDTERRSLWLESALGVLSERELRIVRERRLSEDGATLEALGHKLGISKERVRQIESRALEKLRDALLKVQPDKHAYCG, from the coding sequence TTGAGCGTGAGCTACCTTTCCGGAAATCGTCGAGAACTTGTCCGCGCGGCAATGAAAGCACCCTATCTCAGCCGTGAGGAAGAACATCAACTTGCACTCGACTGGCGCGACAATGACGATCAGGCGGCGCTTGACAGGCTGAGTCTGTCGCACATGCGCCTTGTGATCGCCGTTGCGGCGAAGTACCGCAACTTCGGCCTTTCGATGAGCGACCTGATCCAGGAAGGTCATATCGGTCTGCTGGAGGCGGCGTCCCGGTTCGAGCCGGAACGAGAGGTGCGCTTTTCGACTTATGCGACGTGGTGGATCCGGGCGTCGATCCAGGATTACATCCTGCGCAACTGGTCTATCGTGCGCGGGGGCACGTCGTCGACGCAAAAGGCGCTGTTCTTCAATCTGCGCCGCCTGCGGGCGAAGCTCAGCAGCGGCACCACGCGGGTGACCGAGACGGAACTCGTCGGCAAGATCGCCGAGACCATGGGCGTCAAGGTCAAGGATGTTGCGACGATGAGTGCCCGACTGTCCGGACCGGACACGTCGCTGAACGCGCCAATGATGGAGTCCGACGGCTCCAGCGCCGACCGGCAGGACTTTCTGGTGTCGAATGATCCGCTTCCGGAAGAGATGGTCGGGGGCGCGATCGATACCGAACGCAGGTCGCTGTGGCTGGAAAGCGCGCTTGGCGTGCTGTCGGAGCGGGAATTGCGCATCGTTCGCGAACGCCGCCTGTCGGAAGACGGCGCGACGCTCGAGGCGCTCGGGCACAAGCTCGGGATTTCCAAGGAGCGCGTCCGCCAGATCGAAAGCCGGGCGCTGGAAAAGCTCCGCGATGCGCTCTTGAAGGTCCAGCCGGACAAGCATGCCTATTGCGGCTGA
- a CDS encoding CarD family transcriptional regulator, whose amino-acid sequence MATTVKKTAQRQGFKTGEFIVYPAHGVGQVTAIEEQNVAGYALELLVVNFEQDKMTLRVPVAKIASVGMRKLADAPAVKKALETVRGRPRVKRTMWSRRAQEYEAKINSGDLISIAEVVRDLFRSDSQPEQSYSERQLYEAALDRMSREIAAVNKCSDTEAIRQIEQNLAKSASRKAAAEAAAAAEAEAADEDGEGEQTAAA is encoded by the coding sequence ATGGCAACAACGGTGAAAAAAACCGCGCAGAGACAGGGTTTCAAGACAGGAGAGTTCATTGTGTATCCGGCCCATGGGGTCGGCCAGGTCACGGCGATCGAGGAACAGAATGTCGCCGGGTATGCACTTGAGCTGCTTGTGGTCAATTTCGAACAGGACAAGATGACGTTGCGTGTTCCCGTCGCGAAGATCGCGAGCGTGGGCATGCGCAAGCTGGCGGATGCGCCTGCGGTCAAGAAGGCTCTGGAGACCGTGCGCGGTCGTCCTCGCGTCAAGCGGACCATGTGGAGCCGTCGCGCGCAGGAGTATGAGGCAAAGATCAACTCCGGCGACCTGATCTCGATCGCCGAAGTCGTTCGGGATCTGTTCCGCTCCGACAGCCAGCCGGAACAGTCCTATTCGGAGCGCCAGCTCTATGAGGCTGCACTCGACCGCATGTCGCGCGAGATCGCGGCGGTGAACAAATGCTCCGATACGGAAGCGATCCGACAGATCGAGCAGAATCTCGCGAAGTCGGCCAGCCGCAAGGCTGCCGCGGAAGCCGCTGCGGCGGCCGAGGCGGAAGCCGCGGATGAAGACGGCGAAGGCGAACAGACCGCGGCCGCCTGA
- the fdxA gene encoding ferredoxin FdxA, whose protein sequence is MTYIVTDNCIKCKYTDCVEVCPVDCFYEGDNMLVIHPDECIDCGVCEPECPADAIKPDTEPGLEKWLEVNTEYASKWPNITVKKDPLPEAEKFDGQDGKFDKFFSSEPGDGD, encoded by the coding sequence ATGACCTATATCGTCACGGACAACTGCATCAAGTGCAAATACACAGACTGCGTCGAGGTGTGCCCGGTAGACTGTTTCTACGAGGGCGACAACATGCTCGTCATCCATCCGGACGAATGCATTGACTGCGGTGTCTGCGAGCCGGAATGTCCGGCAGATGCAATCAAGCCGGATACGGAGCCCGGCCTGGAAAAATGGCTTGAGGTGAATACCGAGTACGCGTCGAAATGGCCAAACATCACGGTCAAGAAGGATCCCCTGCCCGAGGCGGAGAAATTCGACGGGCAGGACGGGAAGTTCGACAAGTTCTTTTCCTCGGAGCCGGGCGACGGCGACTGA